Within the Clostridium scatologenes genome, the region ATAAAGCTATAGTAAGTAAGAAGAAAAAAATATATGTTTCTAAAAGATGGCGTATTTTAGCTTGGCTCATTAATATGCTTCCTGAAGGACTTAGAGTTAAATAAACATATAGTAAGTTTTTCATCTCATCTAAATTGTTTCTTAATTATTTTCAGCTTAAAGTTTGTGAAAACCTTAGCTATGTTTAAGAAAAGTGAATTTCGAAAAGTTACTAGACTTTCACAAACTTCCAGCTCTACCTTAACTAAAAAAAATAATATATAGACTTTTCCTACTGTGCTTAACACTATTTTTTAACTTTAATGTAGTATATTCTTAAAAGTAAAGTTATAAAAAAGGTAATTCCCAATACAAATGCCAGACTTCCTATAACGTGATGAGGAAAGTAAATCCATACAAAAGTTAAAGGTACACATATAACAAAATCACAAACTAAAAATGCTATTAAAACCAGTTCAAGCTTTTTAATAAAATAGTAATAATAAAATGCTATATCCCAAATTGCTAGAGAAATCAAAAATATTAAATACGAAATATTTTTAAATCCATTTTTAACTAAGTCTTCACTAAAGTATTGAATATCTTCACCATTACACAACATACCAATAATTTGAAAGAATATCCCTATCAAAAAAACAACAGCACCAGCTTTTATAAGCATTTTTGTAAATATACTACGATTCTTTAATACGCTGTTCATTTCAGCTACTACAGTCTCTTCTTGTCCAAAGCACTGCAAAACTTTAAATATACTCTCCTCCTCACTCAATCCTTGTTTCTTTAATTCTTCCACTTCCTCATACAAATAATTTCTCATTTCTTCTCTTAATATTTTTGTATTTTTATCCGAATTGTCAAAATTCCCATAAATACTATCAATATATTCTTCAATCTTATTCATCTAATATAACCTCCATAAATTTATTTAGCAATGTTTTTAAAAATTTCCATTCCTTTACCTTGATTGAAAAATAATTTCTGCCTTCTTCAGTAATTGTATAGTATCTTCTTCTTCCACCTCCACTGCTTTTATTATCATTCCAATAGCCTTTTAAGTAGTTCTTTTTTTCTAAACGTTTTAAAGATACATATAAAGTAACTTCCTTAATTTCAAATTCTTCTTTTGATTTTTCTTTTATATTTTTGGCAATTTCATATCCGTACATATCAGCATTTTGTAAAATACTTAATACTATTGTGTCAATATATCCTTTCAATATTTCTTTATCAAATTGCAACACCTCACCCCCTTTATAAAAATCATTTTATTACGTATATTATTTTATATAGTACTTTATAATATATAGTAATATTATACTATATAATGGTTAAAATTGATATACCTGGTCATCTATTTTTGCACGACTTATTTATGGTTTATTTTACAAAAGGGCTGTTGCACTAAGCAATTTATTATAATTATAAATTTTATATTTTAAAGTTCTTCACCATTAGTTTCAATAACTTTCTTATACCAATAAAAGCTCTTTTTCTTATATCTTTCTAAAGTTCCACTTCCCTCATCATGTCTATCTACATATATAAATCCATATCTCTTTTTAAGTTCAGCAGTTGATGCACTAACTAGATCTATACATCCCCAAGTAGTGTATCCCCAAAGTTCAACACCATCTTCAATGGCCTCTCTTACTTGAATTAAATGATCTTTTAAATAATTAATTCTATAATCATCATTCACAGTCTTATTACCATTTTCATCGGTTATTAATTCATCAACAGCACCTAAGCCATTTTCAACTATAAATAATGGTTTTTGATATCTGTCATATAATAAATTAAGTATGTATCTTAATCCTTCTGGATCTATCTGCCATCCCCAATCTGAAGCTTTTAAATATGGATTTGGTATCCCACCAAGTATCATATAGCCAATTTTAAACTCTGAATTTATTTCATTAAAAGTTAACCAATATTTTACTTTATCCTTATACCTTGTAAATATTGTTCTCACATAGTTTTCAAAAAATCCTATAAGCTTTCTGTTAACCCATCCATCATAATTTTTAGCAAGTGCCAGTGGTGTTTCATAGTGTGAAATTGTAACTAAAGGTTCAATTTCATACTTAGCTAATTCGTCAAAAACATTATCATAAAATTGTAGTCCTTTTTCATTTGGCTCTTTATCGTCACCATTTGGAAATATTCTTGACCATGCAATGGATAATCTAAAAGTTTTAAAGCCCATTTCAGCAAACAATTTTATATCTTTCTTATATCTATGCTAAAAGTCTATTCCAATAAGCTTCATATTATCTTCTGTTGGTTCCTTAGTTATAGTTCCCTTTATACCTTTTGGTGCTATATCCTGAGTTGACAAACCTTTACCATCTTCATTATATGCTCCTATAATTCAGTGTATTTTTTACTATTCCCCTTAGCTTTTTCAACTGGGTACTTTTTCTCATTCTTATCCATTTTACTATTTATAATATCTTCTAAATCAACCTCTAAAGAATCTGCCATATGTATACAATAAATCATAACATCAGCAAGCTCTTCAAGTACATGTTCTTTGTCATAATTTTCGTCATCCCATAAAAAGTTTTCTAAAAGTTCAGCAGCTTCAATTGAAATTGCTTTAGATAAATTTGCTGGTGTATGAAATTGATCCCAATCCCTATCAGTTCTAAATTTTCTAATTCTTTTTATTGTATTCTTCATTGTAATCACCTTTCCTTATTTTAGTATAAATTATAAAGGATTCCAAACTAGGAATCCTTTATAATCTTACTTTTGATTTTCTAAGCATTTTTCTAATATCATAGCTGCATCTTCTACACAACCTCTGCAGGAACGTAATACTTTATTTCCAGTCTTTCCTTTCAATTCAGCACATATAACACTGCCATTTTTATCTTTAAACATTTTTTCTAATTTATTCAATTGATCACTATTAGTATTTTTTAATTCAGCAGGATTATCTAAATTCTTTTCTCCACTCATAAAATTACTTACTATGTACATTCCCATAACAGCACCACAAGTTTTAAATGCTCCACCTCCATATTTTTTAGAAATTTCCTTTGCTGTGCTTTCATCAATTTTCATTTCTTCACAAAATGAGCATGTTACTGCTTGTGCACAATTATATCCATTACCATGCTTCTCAGCAGCCTTTTCAACTTTTGACATATGACTTCCTCCATTTACTTTTTACTAATTTTTATAGTATAAATGACCTTTCATTACAAAATAGACATGCACTATAACCTTTTATAGGATAACATGTTTTTAGATAAAAATCATCCTCTAGCTACTATGTGCAAAATTTAATACATTAATTATTTAAAATATGAAAATTTATACTTTTTTTCTTCTGCATTATGTTGTATAATATAAAATATATTATTTAATAACAAATATTAACTAGTATTTAATAAAAATTAGAAGAAACTTAATTTTAGGAGGATTATTATGAAGTTATTTAGTAATTTAAAAATGAAGCAAAAATTATTATCAGGATTTTTATTTGCAGCACTGTTTGTTTTGGTTGCTGGCATAATTGGCGGAATTGGCATGAAGAAAATAAATACAGTATCAAATGAATTATATAATAGTGATATGAAAACTTTACAAGCTTTAAATGAGTTTGATACAAACACTCTTCATTTGAGACTTGAAATAATAAATCTTGTAGAAAGCAGAGATGCCAACAAGGCTCAAGACACCATAAATACTAGTAATACATTAAAAAATAGAAATAATGAACTTTTAAGCTCATATAAAAAATCAAATTTAACTCCTGAAGAAAAAGGCTTAGTAGATGAACTAGATACTGAGCTAACAGATTGGAGAAATGTATGCAATGACATACTAAATCTTATGTCTCAAGGAAAATATGATGAAGCAGCTAATTTAAATAAAAAAGCAGCGTCCTACAGAGAAAAATTAACCACGACTATTGAAAAATTAGTTAGTATTACTGTAAAAAGAGCAGATAATAGAAATAATTCAAGTTATATTACATACAAAAGCTCACTTTTAATTATAATTTCCGTTACTTTAATAAGTTTCATTATATCAGCATTATTGGGTATTAAAATTACTAATTCTGCACTAAAAGAAATTAATAAGATTTTTAAATTCAGTGAGAATGTAAGCAATGGAATTTTAAATAGATCTATAGAACTTACCAGCAAAGATGAAATAGGTATGATAGCTGAAAAGCTAAATATTGCAGGTGAAAGTATAAAATCTTTAGTAAAACAAATAATGCAAAGTACAGATCATATGAATGCTTCAAGTCAGGAGTTGTCTGCAACTACAGAAGAAATTTCCTCAATGATGTCTTCTGTAAATGAATCAACAGAGCAAATAGCTAAAGGCTCTCAAAATTTAAGCAGTGTAACAGAAGAAATAAGCGCATCAACTCAAGAAATAGATGAAAATATAACCAAACTTTCTCTTAAAGCAAATGAAGCTGCAAATTCTTCAGCTGAAATAAAAAAACGTGCAATCAACATAAAAGAAAAGGCTTCAAGCAGTATAGAAGAAGGTAAAGCAGTATATGATGAAAAGAGAAAAAATATTATAAAGGCAATTGAAGCTGGAAAGATTGTTTCTGAAGTTAAAACCATATCTGCATCTATTGCAAGTATATCTGAACAAACAAATCTTCTTGCACTTAATGCAGCAATTGAAGCAGCTAGAGCTGGTGAACAGGGAAAAGGCTTTGCTGTTGTAGCTGAAGAAGTTAGAAAATTGTCAGAAGAATCATCAAAATCAGTAAAAAGTATAAGTCAAATGGTAATTGCTGTAGAAAGCGCTTTTAATAATATATCTAAGAGTGGCAATGAAATACTTGACTATATAGCAAATGTAGTTACTCCTAATTACCAATTACTTATGGATACAGGAATTCAATATGAAAAGGATGCTGAATTTATAAATGATATGTCAAATGGTATAAATAATTCCTTAAATCAAATTAAAGAGGTAGTATCACAGGTGAATACAGCCATTGAAGATGCAGCTTCTACAGCAGAGCAATCTGCAGCTGGTTCTGAAGAAATCATCGCAAGTGTAAATGAAGTTACTAAAGCAATTGAAGATATATCATTATCTTCTCAAAGCCAAGCTGAACTTTCACAAAAAATCTCACAAGTGGTAAACAAGTTTACTGTTTAATCACAATATTCATATAAATAATATTTTTTCACTATTATATTCATTTTTTTGAAAATTATGATATAATAATACTAACTATTTTTTTCAATATATAATTATTTTTTTAAATAAGGGAGGATAAACAAATGTCAAGATTTACATTACCAAGGGATATTTATTTCGGAGATAATTCTTTAGCTGAATTGAAAAACTTAAAGGGAAAAAAAGCTGTAGTAGTTGTTGGTGGAGGTTCAATGAAAAAATTTGGTTTTCTTCAAAAAGTAGAAAACTACCTAAAAGAAGCTGGTATGGAAGTTAAATTAATTGAAGGTGTTGAACCAGACCCATCTGTTGAAACTGTTTTTAATGGAGCTCAAATAATGAGAGATTTTGAGCCTGATTGGATCGTTTCAATAGGAGGCGGATCTCCAATAGATGCTGCTAAAGCTATGTGGATATTCTATGAATACCCAGATTTTACTTTTGAACAAGCTGTAGTTCCTTTTGGAATACCAGAATTAAGACAAAAAGCTAGATTCGTAGCAATACCATCAACAAGTGGAACTGCTACTGAAGTTACAGCTTTCTCTGTAATTACTGATTATAAAGCTAGAATAAAATATCCTTTAGCTGATTTTAATTTAACTCCTGATATAGCTATCATAGATCCAGACTTGGCTCAAACAATGCCTCCTAAGTTAACTGCTCACACAGGAATGGACGCTTTGACTCATGCTATTGAAGCATATGTAGCATCTGCAAGATCTCATTTTTCTGATCCACTTGCAATGCAGGCAATAGTTATGGTAAGAGAACACTTAATTAAATCCTATAGTGGAGATAAAGAAGCAAGGAATGAAATGCATATAGCTCAGTGCCTAGCTGGAATGGCTTTTTCAAATGCTTTACTTGGAATAGTACATAGTATGGCACATAAAAGTGGTGCCGTATTCCATATTCCACATGGATGTGCTAATGCTATATATCTTCCATATGTAATTCAATTTAATAGAAAAGCCTCTGAAAGCAGATTTGCTATTATAGCTAAAACTTTAGGATTAACCGGAACTACTGATGCTGACTTAACAGATTCATTAATAGCTATGATTAGAGATATGAATAAACAGCTAGATATTCCATTAACATTAAAAGAATACGGTATAACTGAAGAAGATTTTGATGCAAATGTAGACTTTATATCTAAAAATGCTCTTACAGATGCATGTACAGGCTCTAATCCAAGAGAAATAGATTTTGACCAAATGAAAAAATTATTCCAGTGTACATTTACAGGTGAGGATTGTACTTTTTAATCTATAAACCTTAAAGCAAACACATATCAAATGGTCTTAAACCTATTATTAAAACACTTGAAAATTGACATAATAAAATCTCTTTTATAACAACTAAATTGTAAATTTAATATAATTAGAATTATTCAAATAATAAGACAGGAAAGTTGTACCTTTCCTGTCTTATTTTAAAAATTATATTTCCTTTATATCAACAATCCATTCTCTTTCGAGCTTCCATAAAATTGTACCCTGCTTAAAACTTGACAATGAATAAGAGTTATCAAGTAGTCTGTTCCAGCTTTTAATTATTTCATTTTTGAGTTGAGTATAAAAACTGCTCATATATGCATTTTGAGGTTTAGCAACTATTTCACTCGCTTTCCTAGTGTACAAGGAATATACCTCAAAATAATATTTTGCACAATCTTCCATTTTACGTTCTATATATTCTCTTTTTGCAATATATCTTCCTTCATCTTGTAAAACGTCAAGAATGCTTACATCTTGTCTGGTTCATATTTTTATTTTTTCTCCCATAAAATCACCTTACTATAAAAGAACTTAAATTAGGACTATTTAAATCCATTCTTTATAAGTACATTAACAGCGTTTTCGCTTTCATCTTCACTTACCAAAACTATTGGACCAGTACAGCCCATTCCACTCTCAGAATATATTCCTTCCTTCCAAAGTGATCTACAAGCATCTTCAAGCTCAAGAATATCAATCCCAGGTATTCCGTATGTTACTACTTTTTTAGGTGGCATCTTGACTTCTTCTGCTGCAGCTGCTGGTTTATCTTTTTCAAGTATTTTTCCTATTATTTCTTTTAAACCTGCTGCATTAGCATTTTTATACTCAATATCAGCAAGTTGTACTAAATTATTTTTTGCAGAAAGTGCACAATATTTTAATGCTTCACAAATTAATGGAGCTCCAGATGCTCTTGATACTATATTAATTATCTTATCATAGCCTTCTCCAACACCTGGGCCATAACCATATCCAACAGTTTCATAATTTCCTCCTGTTGTATATGAGGCAAATATCTTTATTAATAAATTTCCTGTCAATGAATCACAAACCATAACATCAGGTGTTCCTGCCAGCAGGTCATTTCCTCTCATAACTGGACCGCCATCAGCTCTCAAGGATTCACTAAAAGCAAACTTATATCCTTTACTTTGCAATTCTTTAAGCGCTCTCTCAACACCTCTAGCTCCATCCACATTTAATATGCCAACCTTAGGATCCTCAATACCGCAAGCTTTTGCAACAGATATTCCATTTATAGTGTTTTTAATCATTCCTTCAACTCTATGAGTGGCTGTTGTTCCTGTAGTTGTGGCAATTATCATTTCTCTTCCTAAACCTGGTGCAATAACTTTTCCAACTGTTGAAACCCCTATAGGAAAATCAAAATGCTGAGTGACGCATCCATCTATTACTTTATTATCTAACAATTCCACCATTTTTTTATGACCTTCTTCAGCATCACTAACTTCAACTATTTCAAAGTCTCCTTCAACTTTAGGGCCTATTAAAACTATATCAAAATCACCATATTTGCTCTTGGCAAGTGCTGCCGCTTTTGCCATCTCTTCAACACCATGTTCTGAACCAAAAGTTGTTAATCCAATTTTAACTCTTTTTCCGAAACTTCCACTTATAATTCCATCAGCTATTTCATCAAATACTTCTGCAATTACTTTTTTAGTTTGCTCCACGTTGCTCCCTCCTTTTTTATTAGCATCTATTCAATAATTAATTATATCTATTATTAATCAAGAACGTTCTTTCATCTACATAAACTATTCTTTATTCTTCCATCATTTTAGATGCAAATTTTTTTAGTTCTTCAGCTATCATACTCTTAATTTCTTCTTTTGAAACTGCTGCAGACGAACTATCTGAATCACCATTATTTTTTTCAACCAAAATTGAAATTCCATCAAACAAGTTAGTCATTCTTCCTAAGAACAAGCTTCCTTTTCCTATCAACATAAAGTTATTTAATTTTCCTGCCATTATATGTTCAATACCATGACCAATTATAGGTACTCCTGATGGTATATGACCTTGTGTTGGTGCATATCCAGGGTATCCATGTTTTACAACAAAATTTGCTAACTCTTTTCTCTCTAATTGTCCGCTCTTTACAGCAAGCGCTCCTATCATCTTATAGTTTTGAGTTGGAACATCTCCTGCTCCTGCTGGTTCTGTTAAATCTGGAGTTTGCATTTCTGGAGCAAACTTATCAACATCTGTAATTTTTAGTCCATTCTTACTTAATGGATCTGAAACCAATGCTTCTAAAACTGCTTGTGGTGCAGCACCATGTCCAATGCTATGTCTTCCTATTACATCTGTCCTTAATATTGGACTTACTCCATCATTTTCAGATATTAGTATTGCAAATCCTCCTAAGCAATCTTCTAGAACAGGTAATCCCTTTTTAACATGATCTTTACCATTCATTCCAAGCTTAGCAGTAGCTCCACCAGCAAAAACTATTACATTTTTATAAATTCCAGCTTTAACCAATGCTGCTGCTGCAACTATTGAATGTGAAGGGCCAGCACAGAAGCCTCTCATATCTGAACCTGTGGCACCTTTAATTCCAGCAATCTCTCCACAAGCCTTAGCTATGTTTCCTCCACCTCTTTGATTCATGTCACCTATAGCTTCTTCTGAACATTCAATTAAGTATTCTACCTCATTAACATCTACTCCTGAACTCTTAACTAAATGCATTAATGCAAGTACTCCAGAAGCTTTAACAGCTAAATTTTCAACAATAATATGTGAAGTTAGATTTTTATCAAATTCATGTGCTCTTTTTACGCAGCCAACAAGCTTACCATTATCATATAATCCTTCAGCTATATGATTTTCTAACAATTTTTCTATTTCAGATAAGTCTATTCCTTCTTTTAATTCATCGGCTTTAATTTTTAAAACAGGATGTGACTTGAATTTTTCTCTAACAGTTTCTGTAAAATCCTTCTCTAATAAAACAAGATCAAATACATCACTTATTTTCAACAAACCATAGAACTCATCTTGAGGCATTATTTCACCAAACTTACCAAATCTGGACAAACCTTCAACCTTTTCATTATACCATGGTCTCTTTCTTTCACTTAATTCTTCTGGAGTCATGTTTCCTATGTAAGTTTGATTTGGCGCATAGCTAACTACATCTTC harbors:
- a CDS encoding nucleotide pyrophosphohydrolase, encoding MKNTIKRIRKFRTDRDWDQFHTPANLSKAISIEAAELLENFLWDDENYDKEHVLEELADVMIYCIHMADSLEVDLEDIINSKMDKNEKKYPVEKAKGNSKKYTEL
- a CDS encoding PadR family transcriptional regulator yields the protein MQFDKEILKGYIDTIVLSILQNADMYGYEIAKNIKEKSKEEFEIKEVTLYVSLKRLEKKNYLKGYWNDNKSSGGGRRRYYTITEEGRNYFSIKVKEWKFLKTLLNKFMEVILDE
- the grdC gene encoding glycine/sarcosine/betaine reductase complex component C subunit beta, which produces MSFPVIKKAAYVLVNTPDMIVNNGTTQTLERETNPESEYLKDIRNHLRSYEDVVSYAPNQTYIGNMTPEELSERKRPWYNEKVEGLSRFGKFGEIMPQDEFYGLLKISDVFDLVLLEKDFTETVREKFKSHPVLKIKADELKEGIDLSEIEKLLENHIAEGLYDNGKLVGCVKRAHEFDKNLTSHIIVENLAVKASGVLALMHLVKSSGVDVNEVEYLIECSEEAIGDMNQRGGGNIAKACGEIAGIKGATGSDMRGFCAGPSHSIVAAAALVKAGIYKNVIVFAGGATAKLGMNGKDHVKKGLPVLEDCLGGFAILISENDGVSPILRTDVIGRHSIGHGAAPQAVLEALVSDPLSKNGLKITDVDKFAPEMQTPDLTEPAGAGDVPTQNYKMIGALAVKSGQLERKELANFVVKHGYPGYAPTQGHIPSGVPIIGHGIEHIMAGKLNNFMLIGKGSLFLGRMTNLFDGISILVEKNNGDSDSSSAAVSKEEIKSMIAEELKKFASKMMEE
- a CDS encoding methyl-accepting chemotaxis protein; amino-acid sequence: MKLFSNLKMKQKLLSGFLFAALFVLVAGIIGGIGMKKINTVSNELYNSDMKTLQALNEFDTNTLHLRLEIINLVESRDANKAQDTINTSNTLKNRNNELLSSYKKSNLTPEEKGLVDELDTELTDWRNVCNDILNLMSQGKYDEAANLNKKAASYREKLTTTIEKLVSITVKRADNRNNSSYITYKSSLLIIISVTLISFIISALLGIKITNSALKEINKIFKFSENVSNGILNRSIELTSKDEIGMIAEKLNIAGESIKSLVKQIMQSTDHMNASSQELSATTEEISSMMSSVNESTEQIAKGSQNLSSVTEEISASTQEIDENITKLSLKANEAANSSAEIKKRAINIKEKASSSIEEGKAVYDEKRKNIIKAIEAGKIVSEVKTISASIASISEQTNLLALNAAIEAARAGEQGKGFAVVAEEVRKLSEESSKSVKSISQMVIAVESAFNNISKSGNEILDYIANVVTPNYQLLMDTGIQYEKDAEFINDMSNGINNSLNQIKEVVSQVNTAIEDAASTAEQSAAGSEEIIASVNEVTKAIEDISLSSQSQAELSQKISQVVNKFTV
- a CDS encoding iron-containing alcohol dehydrogenase, which translates into the protein MSRFTLPRDIYFGDNSLAELKNLKGKKAVVVVGGGSMKKFGFLQKVENYLKEAGMEVKLIEGVEPDPSVETVFNGAQIMRDFEPDWIVSIGGGSPIDAAKAMWIFYEYPDFTFEQAVVPFGIPELRQKARFVAIPSTSGTATEVTAFSVITDYKARIKYPLADFNLTPDIAIIDPDLAQTMPPKLTAHTGMDALTHAIEAYVASARSHFSDPLAMQAIVMVREHLIKSYSGDKEARNEMHIAQCLAGMAFSNALLGIVHSMAHKSGAVFHIPHGCANAIYLPYVIQFNRKASESRFAIIAKTLGLTGTTDADLTDSLIAMIRDMNKQLDIPLTLKEYGITEEDFDANVDFISKNALTDACTGSNPREIDFDQMKKLFQCTFTGEDCTF
- a CDS encoding DUF3841 domain-containing protein, encoding MLDVLQDEGRYIAKREYIERKMEDCAKYYFEVYSLYTRKASEIVAKPQNAYMSSFYTQLKNEIIKSWNRLLDNSYSLSSFKQGTILWKLEREWIVDIKEI
- the grdD gene encoding glycine/sarcosine/betaine reductase complex component C subunit alpha, with translation MEQTKKVIAEVFDEIADGIISGSFGKRVKIGLTTFGSEHGVEEMAKAAALAKSKYGDFDIVLIGPKVEGDFEIVEVSDAEEGHKKMVELLDNKVIDGCVTQHFDFPIGVSTVGKVIAPGLGREMIIATTTGTTATHRVEGMIKNTINGISVAKACGIEDPKVGILNVDGARGVERALKELQSKGYKFAFSESLRADGGPVMRGNDLLAGTPDVMVCDSLTGNLLIKIFASYTTGGNYETVGYGYGPGVGEGYDKIINIVSRASGAPLICEALKYCALSAKNNLVQLADIEYKNANAAGLKEIIGKILEKDKPAAAAEEVKMPPKKVVTYGIPGIDILELEDACRSLWKEGIYSESGMGCTGPIVLVSEDESENAVNVLIKNGFK
- a CDS encoding C-GCAxxG-C-C family protein, which produces MSKVEKAAEKHGNGYNCAQAVTCSFCEEMKIDESTAKEISKKYGGGAFKTCGAVMGMYIVSNFMSGEKNLDNPAELKNTNSDQLNKLEKMFKDKNGSVICAELKGKTGNKVLRSCRGCVEDAAMILEKCLENQK
- a CDS encoding permease prefix domain 1-containing protein, which encodes MNKIEEYIDSIYGNFDNSDKNTKILREEMRNYLYEEVEELKKQGLSEEESIFKVLQCFGQEETVVAEMNSVLKNRSIFTKMLIKAGAVVFLIGIFFQIIGMLCNGEDIQYFSEDLVKNGFKNISYLIFLISLAIWDIAFYYYYFIKKLELVLIAFLVCDFVICVPLTFVWIYFPHHVIGSLAFVLGITFFITLLLRIYYIKVKK